In a genomic window of Alcanivorax sp.:
- a CDS encoding ChuX/HutX family heme-like substrate-binding protein — protein MSVVAWSPAPAASPLLRQCGAALGDRVLRLQDEPLAILKALYRLGSLVVTTFTSGSRVSQNMHYPAFHEGEWWLESVGDRCRLRQSLQVSQWHSVLAVLEPTGALPARSLVFFDRQGQPLQQMAVAPDSGGLAFEELVCAMLHPDQQRLNLPAGLPRAVAGELGPLSQLERDWAGSADDEDFTHLLQRCDNQRSVLYRSVRDSFACPVRPETLPAVLAEASRRDEATTLCVGNQGVRLCMTAPWSSPRWQDSHCHLAHNGALVSLDMAKMHSLWRLRKPGDGQVITALEALDENGDWLWTLSAGEAESDWRALLRDSVIR, from the coding sequence ATGTCAGTAGTGGCGTGGTCCCCGGCGCCGGCGGCATCCCCGCTGCTTCGTCAGTGCGGTGCCGCACTCGGTGATCGGGTTTTACGGTTACAGGATGAACCGCTGGCCATTCTCAAGGCTCTCTACCGGCTCGGCTCCCTGGTGGTGACCACCTTTACCAGTGGCTCGCGGGTTTCCCAGAACATGCATTATCCGGCGTTCCATGAGGGCGAGTGGTGGCTGGAATCAGTGGGGGATCGTTGCCGGTTGCGGCAGAGCCTGCAGGTATCCCAATGGCATTCGGTGCTGGCGGTACTGGAGCCCACCGGCGCCTTGCCGGCTCGCAGTCTGGTGTTTTTTGATCGCCAGGGGCAGCCGTTGCAGCAGATGGCAGTGGCCCCGGACAGTGGTGGCCTGGCATTCGAGGAACTGGTCTGCGCCATGCTGCATCCCGATCAGCAAAGACTGAATCTGCCGGCCGGTCTGCCCCGGGCTGTAGCGGGTGAGCTGGGACCGCTCTCTCAGCTGGAACGGGACTGGGCCGGCAGCGCCGATGACGAGGATTTCACCCACCTGCTGCAGCGTTGTGATAACCAGCGTTCTGTTCTTTATCGTTCGGTGCGGGATAGTTTTGCCTGCCCGGTACGCCCGGAAACCCTGCCGGCGGTGCTGGCGGAAGCCTCGCGGCGTGACGAAGCGACCACGCTGTGTGTCGGCAATCAAGGTGTGCGTCTGTGCATGACCGCACCCTGGTCGTCACCGCGCTGGCAAGACAGCCATTGTCATCTGGCCCATAACGGTGCCCTGGTATCGCTGGACATGGCAAAGATGCACAGTCTGTGGCGTCTGCGTAAGCCCGGTGATGGGCAGGTGATCACGGCGCTGGAAGCCTTGGATGAAAACGGTGACTGGTTGTGGACATTGTCGGCCGGCGAAGCCGAGTCAGACTGGCGGGCGTTATTGCGGGATAGCGTGATTCGGTAG
- the hemP gene encoding hemin uptake protein HemP gives MTQLKKNVTATTRRVSINAESSVASSLLLNHQGKLWIEHAGERYLLRRTSNNRLILTK, from the coding sequence ATGACTCAGCTCAAGAAGAACGTCACTGCTACCACCCGCCGGGTTTCTATCAATGCAGAAAGCAGTGTTGCCAGCAGCCTGCTGTTGAATCATCAGGGCAAGCTGTGGATCGAGCACGCGGGGGAGCGCTATTTACTGCGCCGCACCTCCAACAACCGGTTGATCCTTACCAAGTAA
- a CDS encoding DUF6231 family protein → MTESPQERLAAILDSHQPSSIVTVSLNPIPVVSQWCKDHDCKLVEIQEQDPFAALEEIERVDMAIVADQLEYMSQRDGEALMGLLRNLHTDSMVAVYQPNLAPQKLRWPSNGFLALGCREQGHFAQDGRELNIYSYDLDNYNFERKWNNPRFWANPENWGKYWW, encoded by the coding sequence ATGACCGAATCCCCCCAGGAACGTCTGGCCGCTATCCTGGATAGCCACCAGCCCTCCTCCATTGTTACCGTCAGCCTCAATCCCATCCCCGTCGTCAGCCAATGGTGCAAGGATCACGACTGCAAGCTGGTGGAAATCCAGGAGCAGGATCCCTTTGCGGCACTGGAAGAGATCGAACGGGTGGATATGGCGATCGTGGCCGACCAGCTGGAATACATGAGCCAGCGGGACGGCGAAGCCCTGATGGGCTTGCTGCGCAACCTGCATACTGACTCCATGGTGGCGGTGTACCAGCCCAACCTGGCCCCGCAGAAACTGCGCTGGCCCAGCAACGGGTTTCTGGCACTGGGTTGCCGGGAACAGGGCCACTTTGCCCAGGATGGCCGCGAGCTGAACATCTACAGCTACGACCTGGACAACTACAACTTCGAGCGCAAATGGAACAACCCGCGCTTCTGGGCCAACCCGGAAAACTGGGGCAAATACTGGTGGTGA
- a CDS encoding YciC family protein: MISQRFREILFFWWRNLGPIFLVTAPFALLTEASQWLFGPSFVFPEEAGGALQFSGISLAIVLLSRPLAEGALIAQLAATRSGKPAGLLQCLAAALLVYPMLLATYAIMAVGVSLGWLAFFFPALWVYTRLCFAPFLVVLKRRNPIDALRQSFAMTEAQQWPLLLILVLVFLAYLLMSSILASLVTAAVSQPQAAALLVGLPVSLISALVNVAVFRYWEMAQDSATH, translated from the coding sequence ATGATCAGCCAACGTTTTCGCGAAATTCTCTTTTTCTGGTGGCGCAATCTTGGCCCGATCTTTCTGGTCACCGCGCCCTTTGCCCTGCTCACCGAAGCCAGCCAGTGGCTGTTTGGCCCCAGTTTTGTATTCCCGGAAGAAGCCGGCGGCGCCCTGCAGTTCAGCGGCATCAGCCTGGCCATCGTGCTGCTCAGCCGCCCTCTGGCCGAAGGCGCGCTGATTGCACAGCTGGCCGCCACCCGCTCTGGAAAACCTGCTGGCCTGCTGCAGTGTCTGGCAGCCGCCCTGTTGGTCTATCCGATGCTACTGGCCACCTATGCCATCATGGCCGTTGGTGTCTCTCTGGGCTGGCTGGCGTTTTTCTTCCCGGCCCTGTGGGTCTACACCCGCCTGTGTTTCGCGCCTTTCCTGGTCGTCCTGAAACGCCGCAATCCCATTGATGCCCTGCGACAATCCTTTGCCATGACAGAAGCCCAGCAGTGGCCACTGCTACTGATACTGGTGCTGGTTTTCCTGGCCTATCTGCTGATGAGCAGCATCCTGGCATCACTGGTCACCGCCGCCGTCAGCCAGCCCCAGGCTGCCGCACTGTTGGTGGGCCTGCCAGTGAGCCTGATCAGTGCTCTGGTCAATGTGGCGGTATTCCGCTACTGGGAAATGGCCCAGGACAGTGCCACGCACTAG
- a CDS encoding OsmC family protein, translating into MEPEEAFIAALASCHLLSFLTEAAREGLSVISYDDAPEAVLGQNEQAMIYVRQVLLQPLVTFSGEQPDAGKIQALHQRAHEKCFIAQSVKSEVLIEPRG; encoded by the coding sequence ATGGAACCGGAAGAGGCCTTTATCGCCGCCCTGGCCAGCTGCCATCTACTGTCATTTCTCACTGAAGCCGCCCGCGAAGGCCTGTCCGTGATCAGCTATGACGACGCCCCCGAAGCCGTCCTTGGCCAGAACGAGCAGGCAATGATCTATGTCCGGCAGGTATTGCTGCAGCCGCTGGTGACCTTCAGCGGCGAACAACCTGACGCCGGCAAGATCCAGGCCCTGCACCAGCGAGCCCACGAGAAGTGCTTTATTGCGCAATCGGTGAAGAGTGAAGTGTTGATTGAGCCGAGAGGGTAA
- a CDS encoding dihydrofolate reductase, with translation MSIRLSLMVAKASNNVIGRNNKLPWYLPNDLKYFKQVTFGKPVIMGRKTWDSLGKPLPGRTNIVITRQPDFQAEGAKVVATLDEAVTMAENVAFIEGQDEAVVMGGAEIYALALPKADRLYLTEVHAEVEGDTWFPEYDTTEWKEIGREDFSAEGPNPYDYSFVVYERK, from the coding sequence ATGTCCATTCGTCTTTCTCTGATGGTCGCCAAGGCCAGCAATAATGTGATTGGCCGCAATAACAAGCTGCCCTGGTATCTGCCCAACGACCTCAAATACTTCAAGCAGGTCACCTTTGGCAAGCCAGTGATCATGGGCCGCAAGACCTGGGACTCCCTGGGCAAGCCGTTACCCGGTCGCACCAATATCGTCATTACCCGCCAGCCGGATTTTCAGGCGGAAGGCGCCAAGGTGGTGGCGACGCTGGATGAGGCGGTGACCATGGCGGAAAACGTGGCCTTCATCGAAGGGCAGGACGAAGCGGTGGTGATGGGCGGTGCCGAGATTTATGCGCTGGCCTTGCCGAAAGCCGACCGGCTCTATCTCACCGAAGTGCATGCAGAGGTGGAGGGCGATACCTGGTTCCCGGAGTACGACACCACTGAATGGAAAGAGATTGGCCGTGAAGATTTTTCGGCGGAAGGGCCGAATCCCTACGATTATTCGTTCGTGGTTTACGAGCGGAAATAG
- a CDS encoding thymidylate synthase: MKQYLDLLRHVREHGTFKEDRTGTGTYAVFGHQMRFDLSEGFPMVTTKKLHLRSIIRELLWFLSGDTNIRYLKENGVSIWDGWATPEGELGPVYGEQWRSWKTHDGQVVDQISEVLAEIKRNPDSRRLVVSAWNPAVLPDPSISPDANAAAGKQALPPCHCLFQFYVADGKLSCQLYQRSGDIFLGVPFNIASYALLTLMMAQVCDLEPGDFVHTLGDAHLYSNHLEQADTQLAREPRSLPTMTLNPEVKDLFAFTFEDFTLSDYEPHAHIKAPVAI, from the coding sequence ATGAAGCAATATCTCGATCTGCTGCGCCATGTGCGTGAGCATGGCACCTTCAAGGAAGACCGTACCGGCACAGGCACTTACGCGGTGTTTGGCCACCAGATGCGGTTTGATCTGAGTGAAGGGTTTCCCATGGTCACCACCAAGAAGCTGCATCTGCGCTCGATCATTCGTGAGCTGCTGTGGTTTCTGTCCGGCGATACCAATATCCGTTATTTGAAGGAAAACGGGGTGTCGATCTGGGATGGCTGGGCGACCCCGGAGGGTGAGCTGGGGCCGGTCTACGGCGAGCAGTGGCGCAGCTGGAAAACCCACGATGGCCAGGTGGTTGACCAGATCAGTGAGGTGCTGGCAGAGATCAAGCGTAACCCGGATTCCCGCCGTCTGGTGGTGAGTGCCTGGAACCCGGCGGTGCTGCCGGACCCGTCCATTTCTCCGGATGCCAATGCCGCCGCCGGCAAACAGGCGCTACCCCCTTGTCACTGCCTGTTTCAGTTCTACGTGGCGGATGGCAAGTTGAGCTGCCAGCTGTATCAACGCAGCGGCGATATCTTCCTGGGCGTGCCGTTCAACATCGCCTCCTATGCGTTGCTGACGTTGATGATGGCGCAGGTCTGTGATCTGGAGCCCGGCGATTTCGTCCATACCCTGGGGGATGCGCACCTGTACTCCAATCATCTGGAGCAGGCGGATACCCAGCTTGCCCGGGAGCCGCGCTCGCTGCCCACCATGACCCTGAACCCGGAAGTGAAGGATCTGTTTGCCTTTACCTTCGAGGATTTCACCCTGAGCGATTACGAGCCCCACGCCCATATCAAGGCGCCGGTGGCGATTTGA
- the lgt gene encoding prolipoprotein diacylglyceryl transferase gives MEFPQIDPVAIAIGPLKVHWYGLMYMIGFAAAWLLGVYRAKKPNSGWTKDQVGDLVFYGAMGVILGGRLGYVLFYNFGKFLDDPIWLFKLWDGGMSFHGGAIGVLVAFWLFGRKTHKRFFQVADFMVPMVPIGLATGRLGNFINAELWGRTSDAPWAMVFPTDPDRLPRHPSQLYEFALEGVMLFLVLWFYSAKPRPAGAVTGLFGVGYGLGRTFVEFFREPDAHLGYLAGGWLTMGMLLSIPMILLGAAMMVWAYRHDDRAVTPSGSRS, from the coding sequence ATGGAATTTCCGCAGATTGATCCGGTGGCGATCGCCATTGGTCCCCTCAAGGTGCACTGGTACGGCCTGATGTACATGATCGGCTTTGCTGCTGCCTGGTTGCTGGGGGTGTATCGCGCCAAGAAACCGAACTCGGGCTGGACCAAGGACCAGGTGGGTGACCTGGTCTTCTACGGCGCCATGGGGGTGATCCTGGGTGGTCGTCTGGGCTATGTGCTGTTCTATAACTTCGGCAAGTTTCTCGATGATCCTATCTGGCTGTTCAAGCTGTGGGACGGCGGCATGAGTTTCCATGGTGGCGCCATTGGTGTGCTGGTGGCGTTCTGGCTGTTTGGCCGCAAGACCCACAAGCGTTTTTTCCAGGTGGCGGATTTCATGGTGCCCATGGTGCCGATTGGTCTGGCCACCGGTCGTCTGGGTAATTTCATCAATGCGGAGCTGTGGGGGCGCACCAGCGATGCGCCCTGGGCCATGGTGTTCCCCACCGATCCGGACCGCCTGCCACGGCACCCTTCCCAGCTGTACGAGTTTGCGCTGGAGGGGGTGATGCTGTTTCTGGTGCTGTGGTTCTATTCGGCCAAACCCCGACCGGCGGGGGCGGTGACCGGGCTGTTCGGGGTGGGTTATGGTCTGGGCCGCACCTTTGTAGAATTCTTCCGCGAGCCGGATGCCCACCTGGGTTATTTGGCCGGTGGCTGGCTGACCATGGGCATGCTGCTGAGTATTCCGATGATACTTCTCGGTGCCGCCATGATGGTGTGGGCCTACCGTCATGATGATCGCGCCGTTACCCCTTCCGGGAGTCGTTCATGA
- a CDS encoding sulfite exporter TauE/SafE family protein, translating into MWELFLICLGVGVGAGLLAGALGLGGGVVIVPALIFLFHGLGFPADLVAKMAVATSLSTIMITSISAVRTHHKAGFVRWPVVLRLGVGIVLGAFAGAFIADAMKGELLTRLFGLFAMVIALQMALTGRKAPDGNLPERVPGAAGLGVAGVLIGTGSAIFGIGGGSLTVPFLSWCRLKMQEAVAIASACGLPIAIAGTLGFAVAGWQETRLPEGALGYVFLPATAGIVLTSFPFARLAARLSHRLPSAMLKKVFAVVLFIIGLRLVLG; encoded by the coding sequence ATGTGGGAACTGTTTCTGATTTGTCTGGGGGTCGGTGTCGGCGCCGGGCTGCTGGCCGGGGCGCTGGGCCTGGGCGGTGGCGTGGTGATCGTGCCGGCGCTGATCTTTCTGTTTCACGGGCTCGGCTTTCCGGCTGACCTGGTGGCGAAGATGGCGGTGGCCACCTCCCTGAGCACGATCATGATTACCTCCATCAGCGCGGTGCGCACCCATCACAAGGCGGGCTTTGTTCGCTGGCCGGTGGTGTTGCGGCTGGGCGTGGGGATTGTGCTGGGGGCCTTCGCCGGAGCCTTTATCGCCGATGCCATGAAAGGGGAACTGCTGACCCGGTTGTTTGGTCTGTTTGCCATGGTGATTGCCCTGCAGATGGCACTGACGGGCCGCAAGGCGCCGGATGGTAACCTGCCGGAGCGGGTGCCCGGCGCGGCGGGGCTGGGTGTAGCCGGGGTGCTGATCGGTACCGGCTCCGCCATTTTCGGTATCGGCGGCGGCTCGCTGACGGTGCCGTTCTTGAGCTGGTGCCGCCTGAAAATGCAGGAAGCGGTGGCCATCGCATCCGCCTGTGGTCTGCCCATCGCCATCGCCGGCACCCTGGGCTTTGCGGTGGCCGGCTGGCAGGAAACCCGGCTCCCCGAGGGGGCGCTGGGCTATGTGTTTTTACCGGCAACAGCCGGTATAGTGCTCACCAGTTTTCCGTTCGCCCGACTGGCGGCGCGACTTAGCCACCGGCTGCCTTCAGCCATGCTGAAAAAGGTGTTCGCGGTGGTGTTGTTTATCATCGGCCTCAGGCTGGTTTTGGGATAG
- a CDS encoding NRDE family protein, whose product MCIVLFDWQPDSDTPLRMAANRDEFHARPAEPARWRGDIFCGLDLTAGGTWLGIHRNGRVAVVTNYREPIADRQTGERSRGLLPLAFLEGSDSPEQFCRELAEEQHHYGAFNLLVGTPDSLWYLGNRGAAPQAVSPGIHGLCNGLLDDPWPKVQRAKQRLANAISADSSPEQLMEVVNDHYQPPDSELPDTGVGMDLERLVAPVFIQSPTYGTRASSVVQLHRNSDPIMLEQGWLPDGSPNGSLRHS is encoded by the coding sequence ATGTGTATTGTTCTCTTTGATTGGCAGCCGGACTCTGACACCCCCTTGCGGATGGCCGCCAACCGGGACGAATTCCACGCCCGTCCCGCCGAGCCCGCCCGCTGGCGCGGCGATATCTTCTGCGGCCTGGACCTGACCGCCGGCGGCACCTGGCTGGGCATCCACCGCAATGGCCGCGTCGCCGTGGTCACCAACTACCGGGAACCCATTGCCGACCGGCAAACCGGCGAACGCTCCCGGGGCCTGCTGCCCCTGGCCTTCCTGGAAGGCAGCGACTCCCCGGAACAGTTCTGCCGGGAACTGGCCGAAGAACAACATCACTACGGCGCATTCAACCTGTTAGTCGGCACCCCTGACAGCCTCTGGTACCTGGGCAACCGCGGCGCCGCTCCACAAGCGGTCAGCCCCGGCATTCACGGCCTGTGCAACGGCCTGCTGGACGATCCCTGGCCCAAGGTGCAACGCGCCAAACAGCGCCTGGCGAACGCCATCAGCGCCGACAGCAGTCCGGAACAACTCATGGAGGTGGTCAACGATCACTACCAGCCGCCGGACAGCGAACTGCCCGATACCGGCGTCGGCATGGACCTGGAGCGTCTGGTGGCACCGGTCTTTATCCAGTCCCCCACCTACGGCACCCGCGCCAGCAGCGTGGTCCAACTGCACCGCAACAGCGACCCGATCATGCTGGAACAGGGCTGGTTGCCGGACGGCAGTCCCAACGGAAGCCTCCGGCATAGCTGA
- a CDS encoding DUF4150 domain-containing protein — translation MSNILINGLTAVHAGSGGTLVTMDICKTPPFCQPIPYSNVAMSTDAAGTASSVLVNGNPVCHVASTFAKSSGDMAGTCGGVMSGTIAGQAEFLTFSPNVFVEGQPAVRQSDMMVSNMRNTAPAPLQQAGAGLPQGLTPEETEEQTIAPTHRLDVDNQAPAQPRRRHFVRLRRRVK, via the coding sequence ATGAGTAATATCCTGATCAACGGCCTCACCGCTGTTCACGCCGGCTCCGGTGGCACCCTTGTCACCATGGATATTTGCAAGACCCCGCCTTTCTGCCAGCCCATCCCCTACAGCAACGTGGCCATGAGCACGGATGCCGCCGGCACCGCCAGCTCCGTTCTGGTCAACGGCAATCCGGTTTGCCATGTGGCCTCCACCTTCGCCAAAAGTAGCGGCGACATGGCAGGAACCTGCGGCGGAGTCATGTCCGGCACCATTGCCGGGCAGGCGGAATTTCTCACCTTCTCACCCAACGTCTTCGTGGAAGGCCAGCCCGCCGTGCGCCAGAGCGACATGATGGTATCCAACATGCGCAACACCGCACCCGCCCCGCTTCAGCAGGCCGGCGCCGGCCTGCCCCAGGGGCTCACCCCGGAAGAAACCGAAGAACAAACCATCGCACCGACCCATCGTCTTGATGTGGACAACCAGGCCCCCGCCCAGCCCCGTCGTCGCCACTTCGTGCGCCTGCGCAGGAGGGTAAAATGA
- a CDS encoding M20/M25/M40 family metallo-hydrolase, translating into MKRLLQLLVLAVLILLAVLVYNTLTLPQADNRVADLPELHQTMDEDAMVERLATALRFATLPEQPDAFVGFHDFLRASFPLTHQTLSLKTFGHSLLYHWDSNNDCPPQLLLAHQDVVPVSSPEQWQHPPFAGVVDDDFVWGRGALDDKGSLMAILEATEALLQNGQTPACDVYLAFGHDEEIGGREGAVKIAAWLEQQGLGFALILDEGGMMLPGSTLGLDRPVALMGIAEKGYMTVELQAEAEPGHSSRPPERTAIGDLAAAINHLQTHPRPASLSGPTRKMLEQIAPHQPFGKRLVFANLWLFEPLIIRQLEGKPETNALLRTTMAPTLLEAGVKENVLPATANATLNFRLAPGETRDSLQAYLQQELPDNITVTARGAFLSDPSAVTDIPSASFDRLAALARALPEQPVVAPYLLIAGTDARHYQHLSDHVFRFMPVSLGQDDLARFHGHNERLPREQYPHMVRFYAGLILGR; encoded by the coding sequence ATGAAACGCTTGCTGCAATTGCTGGTATTGGCCGTACTGATTCTGCTCGCAGTCCTGGTCTATAACACCCTGACATTGCCCCAGGCGGATAACCGCGTTGCCGACCTGCCCGAATTGCACCAGACCATGGATGAGGACGCCATGGTGGAACGACTGGCAACAGCGCTGCGTTTTGCGACGCTGCCGGAGCAGCCCGATGCCTTTGTGGGCTTCCATGATTTTCTGCGCGCCAGTTTTCCGCTGACCCACCAGACCCTTTCCCTGAAAACCTTCGGCCATAGCCTGTTGTATCACTGGGATAGCAACAACGATTGCCCGCCACAGTTGCTGCTGGCCCATCAGGATGTGGTGCCAGTGTCGTCCCCGGAACAATGGCAGCACCCACCGTTTGCCGGAGTAGTGGATGACGACTTTGTCTGGGGGCGCGGCGCCCTGGATGACAAGGGCAGCCTGATGGCGATCCTGGAAGCCACCGAAGCATTGCTGCAAAACGGCCAGACTCCCGCCTGCGATGTGTATCTGGCATTCGGCCACGATGAGGAAATCGGTGGCCGCGAGGGCGCAGTGAAGATTGCCGCCTGGCTGGAACAGCAGGGCCTGGGGTTTGCCCTGATTCTGGACGAGGGTGGCATGATGCTGCCGGGCAGCACCCTGGGCCTTGATCGCCCGGTGGCGCTGATGGGTATTGCCGAGAAAGGCTACATGACGGTAGAGCTACAGGCAGAGGCCGAGCCGGGGCATTCGTCACGGCCGCCGGAGCGAACTGCCATCGGTGATCTGGCGGCAGCCATCAATCATCTGCAGACCCATCCCCGTCCTGCTTCACTGAGCGGCCCGACTCGAAAAATGCTGGAACAGATCGCACCTCACCAGCCCTTTGGCAAACGGCTGGTGTTTGCCAACTTGTGGCTGTTCGAGCCGCTGATCATTCGCCAGCTGGAAGGCAAACCGGAAACCAATGCCCTGCTGCGCACCACCATGGCGCCCACCTTGCTGGAAGCCGGGGTAAAGGAAAACGTGCTGCCGGCCACCGCCAACGCCACCCTGAATTTCCGCCTGGCCCCCGGCGAAACCCGCGACAGCCTGCAGGCCTATCTGCAGCAGGAGCTACCGGACAACATCACCGTAACGGCCAGGGGCGCCTTCCTGTCCGACCCGTCCGCCGTCACCGATATCCCCTCTGCGAGCTTCGATCGACTGGCCGCGCTGGCGCGGGCATTACCGGAACAACCGGTGGTCGCCCCCTACCTGCTCATCGCCGGCACCGATGCCCGCCATTACCAGCATCTCTCCGACCACGTATTCCGCTTTATGCCGGTGTCCCTGGGCCAGGACGACCTGGCCCGCTTCCACGGCCACAACGAACGCCTGCCCCGTGAGCAATATCCGCACATGGTGCGGTTTTATGCGGGGCTGATACTGGGGCGGTGA
- a CDS encoding AAA family ATPase: protein MAELYAFAGLPGVGKTTLAIALAQRTGATYLRVDAVEQGLRNTCGLAIHAEGYELAAYMATDCLKQGLSVICDSCNTVAASRVGWQQAADAAGAACINIEVICSDAEEHRRRVVARTSSLPGLIVPTWSAVQAREYEPWSVPVIRIDTAGRPAQACSEELFANLGV, encoded by the coding sequence ATGGCAGAGCTCTATGCGTTTGCCGGTTTGCCCGGCGTGGGTAAAACCACACTGGCCATAGCGCTGGCGCAACGCACGGGCGCCACCTACCTGCGTGTGGATGCTGTGGAGCAGGGCTTGCGCAACACCTGCGGGCTGGCTATCCATGCCGAGGGCTATGAGCTGGCGGCCTATATGGCCACGGACTGCCTGAAACAGGGCTTGTCGGTGATCTGCGATTCCTGCAACACGGTAGCGGCCTCCCGGGTTGGCTGGCAACAGGCGGCAGACGCGGCTGGGGCAGCCTGCATCAATATCGAAGTCATCTGTTCCGATGCGGAAGAGCACCGCCGCCGAGTGGTAGCGCGGACATCCTCTCTGCCTGGCCTGATTGTGCCGACCTGGTCAGCGGTTCAGGCCCGGGAGTATGAACCCTGGTCGGTGCCAGTTATTCGTATTGATACGGCGGGAAGGCCGGCACAGGCCTGCAGCGAAGAACTCTTCGCTAATCTAGGAGTGTGA